The proteins below come from a single Cryptococcus neoformans var. neoformans JEC21 chromosome 14 sequence genomic window:
- a CDS encoding ribosomal protein S12, putative, whose translation MNPSRPLLALTSSFSRLAMRPAKAAFARPVAMPVFRPATSFGRGFASSSRCEATINQIMRGARKSTKRKSSVPLLDGCFQKKAVCAKVYTTKPRKPNSAVRKVARVKLSNGQMTTAYIPGEGHNLQEHSVVLVRGGGAKDLPGVRYKIVRGTMDLNGVAGRISARSKFGVKKPKKS comes from the exons ATGAACCCTTCAAGACCACTCCTCGCActcacctcctccttttccaggCTCGCGATGCGACCAGCCAAGGCCGCTTTCGCCAGGCCTGTCGCCATGCCCGTGTTCCGACCCGCCACGAGTTTCGGAAGAGGATTCGCCTCTAGCTCCCGATGCGAAGCTACCATCAATCAAA TCATGCGAGGTGCCCGAAAATCTACCAAGCGAAAGTCCTCCGTCCCCCTCCTCGACGGGTGTTTCCAAAAAAAGGCCGTCTGCGCCAAAGTCTACACCACCAAGCCACGTAAACCAAACTCTGCTGTACGAAAAGTTGCACGAGTAAAGCTTTCCAACGGACAGATGACGACTGCGTACATCCCCGGTGAGGGACACAACTTGCAGGAACACTCGGTCGTCCTTGTGAGGGGTGGTGGTGCCAAGGACTTGCCTGGTGTGCGGTACAAGATTGTGAGGGGAACGATGGATTTGAATGGTGTTGCTGGAAGGATCTCTGCGAGGTCCAAGTTTGGTG TCAAGAAGCCCAAGAAGTCATAG